Proteins from a single region of Ensifer adhaerens:
- a CDS encoding PLP-dependent transferase: protein MTNGLDPFDHASLIVAHDEGHAFDAVVPPIVQTSLFTFKDYDDMVASYRGERVRPIYTRGLNPTVRMFEEMLAKLEGGEDAIGFASGMSAISSTVLSFVEPGDRIVAVNHVYPDAFRLFGTHLKRMKIEVTYVDGRDEEAVAKALPGAKLFYMESPTSWVMDTHDVASLTRLAKDQGIITAIDNSWASPIFQQPISLGVDLVIHSASKYLGGHSDVVAGVITGSKELIGRIRSEAYPYLGGKLSPFDAWLLIRGLRTLPIRMKSHERSALEVARRLQAHPLVETVCHPGLGNTLPPGLSGTSGLFSFIFREGVDVRRFADHLELFKLGVSWGGHESLIVPGEVVLSQKAQPNSAAAFGISPRSVRLHVGLEGTEALWSDLEAALAVASTG, encoded by the coding sequence ATGACCAACGGCCTCGATCCGTTCGACCACGCCTCGCTGATCGTCGCGCACGACGAAGGCCACGCCTTCGATGCCGTCGTGCCGCCGATCGTGCAGACCTCGCTCTTCACCTTCAAGGACTACGACGACATGGTCGCCTCCTATCGGGGCGAGCGCGTGCGGCCGATCTATACCCGCGGCCTCAACCCGACGGTGCGCATGTTCGAGGAGATGCTGGCGAAGCTCGAAGGCGGCGAGGACGCGATCGGATTTGCGAGCGGCATGTCGGCGATCTCGTCGACCGTGCTCTCCTTCGTAGAACCCGGCGACCGCATCGTTGCCGTCAATCATGTCTATCCCGACGCCTTCCGCCTGTTCGGCACGCATCTGAAGCGCATGAAGATCGAGGTGACCTATGTCGACGGCCGCGACGAGGAAGCCGTCGCGAAAGCCCTGCCCGGCGCCAAGCTCTTCTACATGGAAAGCCCGACAAGCTGGGTGATGGACACCCACGACGTCGCCTCCCTTACCCGTCTTGCCAAGGACCAGGGCATCATCACCGCGATCGACAACAGCTGGGCAAGCCCGATCTTCCAGCAGCCGATCTCGCTCGGCGTCGACCTCGTCATCCATTCCGCATCGAAATATCTCGGCGGCCACTCGGACGTCGTTGCCGGGGTCATCACCGGTTCGAAGGAACTGATCGGCCGCATCCGCTCGGAAGCCTATCCCTATCTCGGCGGCAAGCTCTCACCTTTCGATGCCTGGCTCCTGATCCGGGGATTGCGCACCCTGCCGATCCGCATGAAATCGCACGAGCGCTCAGCACTTGAAGTCGCGCGGCGGCTGCAGGCCCATCCGCTGGTCGAGACCGTCTGCCACCCGGGCCTTGGCAACACGCTGCCGCCGGGCCTTTCCGGCACCTCGGGCCTCTTCTCCTTCATCTTCCGCGAGGGCGTCGACGTCCGGCGCTTCGCCGATCATCTCGAACTCTTCAAGCTCGGCGTTTCCTGGGGCGGACATGAAAGCCTCATCGTGCCGGGCGAAGTCGTACTGTCGCAGAAAGCACAGCCCAATTCCGCGGCCGCCTTCGGCATCTCGCCGCGGTCGGTACGGCTCCATGTCGGCCTGGAGGGAACGGAGGCCCTCTGGAGCGATCTCGAAGCGGCGCTCGCCGTCGCTTCGACAGGCTGA
- a CDS encoding ABC transporter substrate-binding protein, with product MKKLITATLLATLMAGSALADTKLKLVEVITSPERTETLKSIVAKFEAANPGTSVEIISLPWGEAFQKFATMVSAGELPDVMEMPDTWLSLYANNGMLESLEPYLAKWEHTGGLTERTLELGRDINDTAYMLPYGFYLRAMFYNKKLLSEAGVSEPPKTMDDFVKASEAVSKLPGKSGYCLRGGPGGLNGWVMFGATMAGSNTFFNEDGTSTMNSEGWVKGLTWVIDLYKKGLAPKDSVNWGFNEIVAGFYSGTCAFLDQDPDALIAIAERMKSEDFGVTTMPKGPSGKAFTTIGFAGWSMLSKSQNKDLSWKLIETLEGPEGNIEWNKRTGALPVHKSAEKDPFYASPQFKGWFDELADKDVVLTVMPTYLEEFAFFKDSLAIKTTQEALLGDITPEELATQWADYLTKAQQKFLASKK from the coding sequence ATGAAGAAACTGATCACTGCCACGCTTCTTGCCACCCTGATGGCTGGAAGCGCGCTCGCCGACACCAAGCTGAAGCTGGTCGAGGTCATCACCAGCCCCGAGCGCACCGAGACGCTGAAGTCGATCGTCGCCAAGTTCGAGGCCGCCAACCCCGGCACGTCGGTCGAGATCATCTCTCTGCCCTGGGGCGAGGCCTTCCAGAAGTTCGCCACCATGGTTTCGGCCGGCGAGCTGCCTGACGTGATGGAAATGCCCGACACCTGGCTGTCGCTCTATGCCAACAACGGCATGCTAGAAAGCCTCGAGCCCTATCTCGCCAAGTGGGAGCACACGGGTGGTCTGACGGAACGCACGCTCGAGCTCGGCCGCGATATCAACGACACCGCCTACATGCTGCCCTACGGCTTCTATCTGCGCGCCATGTTCTACAACAAGAAGCTGCTGTCGGAAGCCGGCGTCAGCGAGCCGCCGAAGACCATGGACGATTTCGTCAAGGCGTCGGAAGCCGTCTCCAAGCTTCCGGGCAAGTCCGGCTACTGCCTGCGCGGCGGTCCAGGTGGCCTCAACGGCTGGGTGATGTTCGGCGCGACCATGGCCGGCAGTAATACCTTCTTCAACGAAGACGGCACCTCGACCATGAACAGCGAAGGCTGGGTCAAGGGTCTCACCTGGGTGATCGATCTCTACAAGAAGGGGCTGGCGCCGAAGGACAGCGTCAACTGGGGCTTCAACGAAATCGTCGCCGGTTTCTACAGCGGCACCTGCGCCTTCCTCGACCAGGATCCGGATGCGCTGATCGCGATCGCCGAGCGCATGAAGTCGGAAGACTTCGGCGTCACCACCATGCCGAAGGGTCCGAGCGGCAAGGCGTTTACCACCATCGGCTTTGCCGGCTGGTCGATGCTGTCGAAAAGCCAGAACAAGGACCTCTCCTGGAAGCTGATCGAAACGCTCGAAGGGCCGGAAGGCAACATCGAGTGGAACAAGCGCACCGGCGCCCTGCCTGTACACAAGTCGGCCGAGAAGGATCCCTTCTACGCAAGCCCGCAGTTCAAGGGCTGGTTCGACGAACTCGCCGACAAGGATGTCGTGCTGACGGTGATGCCGACCTACCTTGAGGAATTCGCCTTCTTCAAGGATTCGCTTGCCATCAAGACGACCCAGGAAGCGCTGCTCGGCGACATCACGCCGGAAGAACTCGCCACCCAGTGGGCCGACTACCTCACCAAGGCGCAGCAGAAGTTCCTCGCGAGCAAGAAGTAA
- a CDS encoding carbohydrate ABC transporter permease — translation MAYVARQSGLPASRTPLKKRIADGAAPYLYSAPALILIVTVMLVPLVLGVSYAFRDIQLLNPFSGAYIGLDHFRALSEDQAFYRALRNTLWWTGASVFFQFIFGLILALLLDKPFYGRGLAQALVFLPWAVPSFLAGLNWAWLFNPVVGPLPHWFYALGLMSEPSNILSDPQLAMWGPIIANVWWGIPFFAITLLAALQAIPRDLYEAASIDGAGPVQRFLSITLPFLAPTIAITILLRTVWISNFADLIIVMTNGGPADRTQIVASYIFTQAFKRLDFGYASAIALVLLALLLAYSMLIVILRQWLLSKD, via the coding sequence ATGGCCTATGTCGCCCGCCAAAGCGGCCTGCCGGCAAGCAGGACGCCGCTGAAGAAGCGCATCGCCGATGGCGCCGCGCCCTATCTCTATAGCGCGCCGGCGCTGATCCTGATCGTCACCGTGATGCTGGTGCCGCTGGTGCTGGGCGTTTCCTACGCCTTTCGCGATATCCAGCTGCTGAACCCGTTTTCCGGCGCCTATATCGGCCTTGATCATTTCCGGGCTTTGTCCGAGGACCAGGCGTTCTACCGGGCGCTGCGCAACACGCTCTGGTGGACCGGCGCTTCGGTCTTCTTCCAATTCATCTTCGGCCTGATCCTGGCACTGTTGCTCGACAAGCCTTTCTACGGCCGTGGCCTTGCCCAGGCGCTGGTCTTTCTTCCATGGGCGGTGCCGAGTTTCCTTGCCGGTCTCAACTGGGCCTGGCTGTTCAATCCGGTGGTTGGTCCCCTGCCGCACTGGTTCTATGCGCTTGGGCTCATGAGCGAGCCGTCCAATATCCTGTCCGACCCGCAGCTTGCCATGTGGGGGCCGATCATCGCCAATGTCTGGTGGGGCATACCCTTCTTCGCGATCACGCTGCTTGCCGCCCTCCAGGCGATCCCGCGCGACCTCTATGAGGCCGCCAGCATCGACGGCGCCGGTCCGGTCCAGCGGTTTCTCTCGATCACACTGCCGTTCCTGGCGCCGACCATCGCCATCACCATCCTCTTGCGCACCGTCTGGATCTCCAACTTCGCCGACCTGATCATCGTCATGACCAATGGCGGGCCGGCCGATCGCACCCAGATCGTCGCCAGCTACATTTTCACCCAGGCCTTCAAGCGGCTGGATTTCGGTTACGCCTCGGCGATCGCGCTCGTGCTTCTGGCACTTTTGCTCGCCTATTCGATGCTGATTGTCATCCTGCGCCAATGGCTCCTGAGCAAGGATTGA
- a CDS encoding carbohydrate ABC transporter permease encodes MRAKPLFLMIAHRLAILAYIAFALFPLYWLLKVAVTPNDLLYSEGIRMWPSRASLEHFDFVLRHSAFPVFFKNSLIVSGSTAVIVTILASLSGYALSRFNFRGKYWLVALMLLTQMFPLVMLVAPIFKILSPLGLTNSLTGLIIVYTAFNVPFATFLMQSFFDGIPKDLEEAAMIDGATQFVAFRQIILPLTLPGIAATLGFVFTAAWSELLFSLMLISGNDQATFPVGLLSFVSKFSVDFGQMMAAGVLALIPACLFFLLIQRYLVQGLTAGAVKG; translated from the coding sequence ATGCGCGCCAAACCGCTTTTCCTCATGATCGCGCATCGGCTGGCAATCCTTGCCTACATCGCATTCGCGCTGTTCCCGCTCTATTGGCTGCTGAAGGTCGCGGTCACCCCGAACGACCTGCTCTACTCGGAAGGCATTCGAATGTGGCCGTCGCGCGCCAGCCTCGAGCATTTCGATTTCGTGCTGCGCCACAGCGCCTTTCCGGTGTTCTTCAAGAACAGCCTGATCGTATCCGGCTCCACCGCCGTCATCGTCACCATCCTCGCCTCGCTCTCGGGCTACGCCCTGTCGCGCTTCAATTTCCGCGGCAAGTACTGGCTGGTGGCGCTGATGCTTCTGACGCAGATGTTTCCGCTGGTCATGCTGGTCGCCCCGATCTTCAAGATCCTCTCGCCGCTCGGCCTGACGAATAGCTTGACCGGCCTCATCATCGTCTACACTGCCTTCAACGTGCCTTTTGCCACCTTCCTGATGCAGTCCTTCTTCGACGGCATTCCGAAGGACCTGGAAGAAGCCGCGATGATCGACGGTGCCACCCAGTTCGTCGCCTTCCGCCAGATCATCCTGCCGCTCACGCTGCCGGGCATTGCCGCCACACTCGGCTTCGTCTTCACCGCCGCCTGGAGCGAGCTTCTGTTCTCACTGATGCTGATCTCCGGCAACGATCAGGCGACCTTCCCCGTCGGATTGCTGTCCTTCGTGTCAAAGTTCTCCGTCGACTTCGGGCAGATGATGGCCGCCGGCGTGCTCGCGCTCATCCCCGCCTGCCTCTTCTTCCTGCTCATTCAACGCTATCTCGTCCAGGGCCTCACGGCCGGCGCGGTCAAAGGCTGA
- a CDS encoding ABC transporter ATP-binding protein has protein sequence MASIDIANIQKSYGIHPVLHDVDLKIGDGEFVVLVGPSGCGKSTLLRMIAGLESVTSGEIRIAGKRVNELAPKDRDIAMVFQSYALYPHMSVAKNMSYSLRLRKTAKEKIASVVSGAAAKLGLDPLLERRPKALSGGQRQRVAMGRAIVREPKAFLFDEPLSNLDARLREQMRAEIKKLHKDLGATSIYVTHDQIEAMTLADRIVAMNGGFVQQVGSPLDLYDRPANLFVAGFIGSPGMNFFEGTYRNGTAPRFETEGGVTIPAQQHPALSEGARATLGIRPEHVEIGVEGPDTLKANVDLVEPTGFGIILHLSFGRAGFKAFTNDRKFLSASGSLPVRLPVERLHFFNAEGNRV, from the coding sequence ATGGCTTCCATCGATATCGCCAACATCCAGAAATCCTACGGCATCCACCCGGTACTGCACGATGTGGATCTCAAGATCGGCGACGGCGAGTTCGTCGTGCTCGTCGGCCCGTCCGGCTGCGGCAAGTCCACGCTTTTACGGATGATCGCCGGGCTCGAAAGTGTCACCTCCGGCGAGATCCGGATTGCCGGCAAACGCGTCAACGAACTCGCACCGAAGGACCGCGACATCGCCATGGTGTTCCAGTCCTATGCGCTCTACCCGCATATGTCGGTCGCCAAGAACATGAGCTACAGCCTGAGGCTCCGGAAGACCGCCAAGGAAAAGATCGCGAGCGTCGTTTCGGGTGCCGCCGCCAAGCTCGGCCTCGATCCTCTGCTCGAACGGCGGCCGAAGGCACTTTCGGGCGGCCAGCGCCAGCGCGTCGCCATGGGCCGCGCCATCGTGCGAGAACCCAAGGCGTTTCTCTTCGACGAACCGCTTTCGAACCTCGACGCCCGTCTACGCGAGCAGATGCGTGCCGAAATCAAGAAGCTGCACAAGGATCTGGGCGCCACCTCGATCTACGTCACCCACGACCAGATCGAGGCAATGACCCTCGCCGACCGGATCGTTGCCATGAACGGCGGCTTCGTGCAGCAGGTCGGCAGCCCGCTCGACCTCTACGACCGGCCGGCCAACCTCTTCGTCGCCGGCTTCATCGGCTCGCCCGGCATGAACTTCTTCGAGGGCACCTACCGAAACGGCACCGCCCCACGCTTCGAGACGGAGGGTGGCGTCACCATCCCGGCACAGCAGCATCCGGCTCTGTCTGAAGGTGCCCGCGCGACGCTTGGCATTCGCCCCGAGCATGTGGAGATCGGCGTGGAAGGACCGGATACGCTGAAGGCCAATGTCGACCTGGTCGAGCCGACCGGCTTCGGCATCATCCTGCACCTCTCCTTCGGCCGCGCCGGCTTCAAGGCCTTTACCAACGACCGCAAATTCCTGAGCGCGTCGGGCTCGCTTCCCGTACGCCTGCCGGTTGAGCGGCTGCACTTCTTCAATGCCGAAGGCAACCGCGTCTGA
- a CDS encoding c-type cytochrome, translating to MRILVVALAFSTTMLCPFAAFAQEGDAAAGATVFKKCAVCHVADSDTNKVGPSLNHLFGRTAGTHADFSYSPAMIDAGKGGLVWDEAHLRDYLHNPRTKVKGTKMAFAGLKDDTDISNLIAYLKQYSQ from the coding sequence ATGCGAATTCTTGTTGTTGCCCTTGCCTTTTCGACAACGATGCTCTGTCCGTTTGCAGCCTTCGCGCAAGAGGGCGACGCCGCAGCCGGAGCCACCGTCTTCAAGAAATGCGCTGTCTGTCACGTTGCTGACAGCGATACCAACAAGGTTGGGCCATCACTCAACCATCTGTTCGGGCGAACGGCCGGCACCCATGCCGACTTCAGCTACTCGCCGGCGATGATCGACGCCGGCAAGGGTGGGCTCGTCTGGGATGAGGCGCATCTGCGCGACTATCTGCACAATCCAAGGACCAAGGTGAAGGGCACGAAAATGGCCTTCGCCGGGCTCAAGGACGACACGGACATTTCCAACCTCATCGCCTACCTCAAACAGTATTCGCAGTAG
- a CDS encoding cytochrome c oxidase subunit II — MAVVVILVLLAVGSVLFHLLSPWWWTPIASNWNYIDNTLIITFWITGVVFVAVVLFMAYCVLRFRHRPGNRAAYEPENRKLEGWLAGGTTLGVAAMLTPGLFVWHQFVTVPDGASEVEVVGQQWLWSFRLPGADGKLGTSETRDITPENSLGLNRNDAAALDDVVVEGGELHLEVGKPVKMLLRSVDVLHDFYVPEFRAKMDMVPGMVTYFWLTPTRTGTFEVLCAELCGVGHPQMRGTVVVDTAEDYQAWLSQQTTFSQLQAKAETKETAQAGNAAPAQ, encoded by the coding sequence ATGGCCGTGGTAGTTATTCTGGTTTTGTTGGCCGTCGGGTCGGTGTTGTTCCATCTGTTGAGCCCATGGTGGTGGACGCCGATCGCGTCCAATTGGAATTACATAGACAATACGCTCATCATCACCTTCTGGATTACCGGCGTCGTCTTCGTCGCCGTCGTGCTTTTCATGGCCTATTGCGTCCTGCGCTTTCGGCACCGACCGGGAAATCGGGCGGCCTATGAACCGGAAAACCGGAAGCTCGAAGGATGGCTCGCCGGCGGCACCACGCTCGGCGTCGCCGCCATGCTGACCCCCGGCCTCTTCGTCTGGCACCAGTTCGTGACCGTCCCCGATGGTGCATCCGAGGTCGAAGTCGTCGGCCAGCAATGGCTGTGGAGCTTCCGGCTCCCCGGCGCCGACGGCAAGCTCGGAACGTCGGAGACCCGCGACATCACGCCTGAGAATTCTCTCGGCCTCAACCGCAACGACGCGGCAGCTCTCGACGACGTCGTCGTCGAAGGCGGCGAGCTGCATCTGGAAGTCGGCAAACCGGTCAAGATGCTTTTGCGCTCGGTCGACGTGCTCCATGATTTCTACGTGCCGGAGTTCCGCGCCAAGATGGACATGGTACCGGGCATGGTCACCTATTTCTGGCTGACGCCGACCCGCACCGGCACCTTCGAGGTGCTTTGCGCAGAACTCTGCGGCGTCGGTCACCCGCAGATGCGCGGCACCGTCGTCGTCGACACTGCCGAGGACTATCAGGCCTGGCTTTCGCAACAGACCACGTTCTCGCAATTGCAGGCAAAGGCAGAAACGAAGGAAACGGCGCAGGCAGGAAATGCCGCCCCGGCGCAGTAG
- the ctaD gene encoding cytochrome c oxidase subunit I: MVDIRHGTGEQIGPAEVEDVELYHPHSWWTRYVFSQDAKIIAVQYASTAIAIGMVALVLSWLMRLQLGFPGAFAFIDAERYYQFITMHGMIMVIYLLTALFLGGFGNYLIPLMLGARDMVFPYANMLSYWLYLLAVLVLVASFFAPGGPTGAGWTLYPPQAVLSGTPGGKDWGIILMLSSLILFVIGFTMGGLNYVVTVLQGRTRGMTLMRMPLTVWGIFTATVMALLAFPALFVACVMMLFDRVLGTSFFMPAIVEMGEQLQHGGGSPILFQHLFWFFGHPEVYIVALPAFGIVSDLISTHARKNIFGYRMMVWAIVIIGALSFIVWAHHMYVSGMNPYFGFFFATTTLIIAVPTALKVYNWVLTLWRGDIHLTLPMLFALAFIVTFVNGGLTGLFLGNVVVDVPLSDTMFVVAHFHMVMGVAPILVIFGAIYHWYPKITGRMLNQTLGQLHFWVTFVGAYLIFFPMHYLGLIGMPRRYYEMGETAFVPASAHTLNEFITIMALIVGAAQIVFLFNLIWSIRHGREAGGNPWRATTLEWQTPETPPRHGNWKELPVVYRWPYDYSVPGAAEDFIPQNQPGSAGHAPEGAS; this comes from the coding sequence ATGGTCGATATCCGGCACGGTACGGGCGAACAGATTGGCCCCGCGGAAGTGGAGGACGTGGAGCTTTATCATCCCCATAGCTGGTGGACGCGCTACGTCTTCAGCCAGGATGCCAAGATCATCGCCGTGCAATATGCCTCGACCGCGATCGCGATCGGCATGGTCGCGCTGGTGCTCTCCTGGCTGATGCGGCTGCAGCTCGGCTTTCCCGGCGCCTTCGCCTTCATCGACGCCGAGCGCTATTACCAGTTCATCACCATGCACGGCATGATCATGGTGATCTATCTCCTGACCGCCCTCTTCCTCGGGGGCTTCGGCAACTACCTGATCCCGCTGATGCTCGGCGCGCGCGACATGGTGTTTCCCTATGCCAACATGCTGAGCTACTGGCTCTATCTGCTTGCCGTGCTCGTGCTGGTCGCAAGCTTCTTTGCCCCCGGCGGGCCGACAGGTGCGGGCTGGACGCTCTATCCACCCCAGGCGGTGCTGTCAGGCACGCCCGGCGGCAAGGACTGGGGCATCATCTTGATGCTCTCCTCGCTCATCCTCTTCGTCATCGGCTTCACCATGGGCGGGCTCAATTATGTGGTGACCGTGCTGCAGGGCCGCACGCGCGGCATGACGCTGATGCGCATGCCGCTCACAGTCTGGGGCATCTTCACCGCAACCGTCATGGCGCTGCTCGCCTTCCCAGCCCTCTTCGTCGCCTGCGTCATGATGCTGTTTGACCGGGTCCTCGGCACCAGTTTCTTCATGCCGGCGATCGTGGAAATGGGTGAACAGCTGCAGCACGGCGGCGGCAGCCCGATCCTGTTTCAGCATCTCTTCTGGTTCTTCGGCCACCCGGAAGTCTACATCGTGGCGCTGCCAGCCTTCGGCATCGTGTCGGATCTCATCAGCACCCACGCCCGCAAGAACATCTTCGGTTACCGGATGATGGTCTGGGCCATCGTCATCATCGGCGCGCTCTCCTTCATCGTCTGGGCGCACCACATGTATGTCAGCGGCATGAACCCCTATTTCGGCTTCTTCTTCGCGACGACCACGCTGATCATCGCCGTACCGACGGCGCTCAAGGTCTATAACTGGGTGCTGACGCTGTGGCGCGGCGACATCCACCTGACGCTGCCGATGCTCTTTGCGCTCGCCTTCATCGTCACCTTCGTCAATGGCGGGCTGACGGGCCTCTTCCTCGGCAACGTCGTTGTCGACGTACCGCTTTCCGACACGATGTTCGTGGTTGCCCATTTCCACATGGTCATGGGTGTCGCGCCGATCCTCGTCATCTTCGGCGCGATCTATCACTGGTATCCGAAGATCACCGGGCGAATGCTCAACCAGACCCTCGGGCAGCTTCATTTCTGGGTCACCTTCGTCGGCGCCTATCTGATCTTCTTCCCGATGCACTATCTCGGCCTGATCGGCATGCCGCGCCGCTACTATGAAATGGGCGAGACCGCCTTCGTCCCGGCTTCCGCCCACACGCTCAACGAGTTCATCACCATCATGGCGCTGATTGTCGGCGCCGCACAGATCGTCTTCCTCTTCAACCTGATCTGGAGCATCCGGCACGGCCGCGAGGCCGGCGGCAACCCCTGGCGGGCAACGACCCTCGAATGGCAGACACCGGAAACGCCGCCACGTCACGGCAACTGGAAGGAACTGCCGGTCGTCTACCGCTGGCCTTATGACTACAGCGTGCCGGGAGCGGCCGAGGACTTCATTCCGCAGAACCAGCCAGGCTCCGCAGGTCATGCGCCGGAGGGTGCCTCATGA
- a CDS encoding cytochrome c oxidase subunit 3, producing the protein MNVTLIFLAVILAIAGWWLSRQRLFSKPWLEVGHAHDPRPHGRPSIPPAKIGLGVFLAVVAALFSLFISAYFMRMASTDWWSTPMPKILWLNTAILGLGSLLLHAARVTAEQRRDEASRTALIAALASGLAFLAGQMFAWRELTDAGFLLADNPANSFFYMITGMHGLHILGGLFALTRVILKTCAGPIGEKAVLSITLCATYWHFMLAVWLVLFALFSGWANDFVELCRQLLT; encoded by the coding sequence ATGAACGTCACTCTCATCTTCCTGGCGGTGATCCTCGCGATCGCCGGCTGGTGGCTCAGTCGGCAACGGCTGTTCTCGAAACCCTGGCTGGAGGTCGGCCACGCCCACGACCCCCGCCCGCACGGCCGGCCTTCGATCCCGCCCGCGAAAATCGGCCTCGGCGTCTTCCTCGCCGTCGTCGCTGCACTCTTCTCGCTGTTCATCAGCGCCTATTTCATGCGCATGGCATCGACCGACTGGTGGTCGACGCCGATGCCGAAAATCCTGTGGCTCAACACCGCCATTCTCGGTCTCGGCAGTCTGCTTCTGCATGCGGCACGCGTCACGGCCGAACAACGCCGCGACGAGGCGAGCCGGACGGCGCTGATCGCCGCTCTCGCTTCAGGTCTCGCCTTCCTCGCCGGCCAGATGTTTGCCTGGCGCGAGCTGACCGACGCCGGCTTCCTGCTCGCCGACAATCCGGCCAACAGCTTCTTCTACATGATCACAGGCATGCACGGCCTGCACATCCTCGGCGGCCTCTTCGCGCTTACGCGGGTGATCCTGAAAACCTGCGCCGGGCCGATCGGCGAAAAAGCCGTGCTGTCGATCACGCTTTGCGCCACCTACTGGCATTTCATGCTGGCCGTATGGCTGGTGCTTTTCGCGCTCTTTTCCGGCTGGGCCAACGACTTCGTCGAGCTCTGCCGGCAACTCTTGACCTGA
- a CDS encoding heme-copper oxidase subunit III family protein produces the protein MSAETHSPVREPLHRPAGLAGFAADWASDQRTFKNVSWGKAMMWIFLLSDTFVFGCFLIAYMSARMSTAVPWPNPSEVFALHIGGTDVPLILIAIMTFVLITSSGTMAMAVNFGYRRDRKKTALLMVLTALFGATFVGMQAFEWTKLITEGVRPWGNPWGAPQFGSTFFMITGFHGTHVSIGVIFLLIIARKVWRGDFDTERRGFFTSRRGQYEIVEITGLYWHFVDLVWVFIFAFFYLW, from the coding sequence ATGTCCGCCGAGACACATTCGCCTGTCAGAGAGCCGCTCCACCGCCCAGCGGGACTTGCGGGTTTCGCCGCCGACTGGGCCTCCGACCAGCGGACGTTCAAGAACGTCTCCTGGGGCAAGGCGATGATGTGGATCTTCCTACTCAGCGATACCTTCGTCTTCGGCTGCTTCCTCATCGCCTACATGTCGGCGCGCATGTCGACCGCCGTTCCCTGGCCCAATCCGAGCGAGGTCTTCGCGCTGCATATCGGCGGCACAGACGTGCCACTGATCCTGATTGCCATCATGACCTTCGTGCTGATCACCTCCAGCGGCACCATGGCCATGGCCGTCAATTTCGGCTACCGGCGTGATCGCAAGAAGACCGCCCTGCTCATGGTGTTGACCGCCCTTTTCGGCGCGACCTTCGTCGGCATGCAGGCCTTCGAATGGACAAAACTGATCACCGAAGGCGTGCGTCCCTGGGGCAACCCGTGGGGAGCTCCTCAATTCGGCTCGACCTTCTTCATGATCACCGGGTTCCACGGCACCCACGTCAGCATCGGCGTGATCTTCCTGCTGATCATCGCCCGCAAGGTCTGGCGCGGCGACTTCGACACCGAACGGCGCGGCTTCTTCACAAGCCGCCGGGGACAATACGAGATCGTCGAGATCACCGGCCTCTACTGGCACTTCGTCGACCTCGTCTGGGTTTTCATCTTCGCATTCTTCTATCTGTGGTGA
- a CDS encoding cytochrome C oxidase subunit IV family protein, which yields MTETTVHTHAAPTTKAAGHAQTHQQHPIGLYLVVWLLLFVLSTFSYLVDYVGLQGYLRWSLILLFMVLKAGLIVAIFMHMAWERLALIYAILLPPLLVLVFVTLMVSESHYVLFTRLTFFGAAP from the coding sequence ATGACAGAAACGACGGTACACACCCACGCGGCACCGACGACAAAAGCGGCAGGCCACGCACAAACGCACCAGCAGCACCCGATCGGTCTCTACCTGGTCGTCTGGCTGCTGCTCTTCGTGCTCAGCACCTTCTCCTACCTCGTCGACTATGTCGGGCTGCAGGGCTATCTCAGATGGTCGCTGATCCTGCTCTTCATGGTGCTGAAGGCAGGTCTCATCGTCGCGATCTTCATGCACATGGCATGGGAGCGGCTGGCGCTGATCTACGCGATCCTGTTACCGCCGCTGCTGGTGCTGGTCTTTGTGACGCTGATGGTCTCGGAATCGCACTACGTGCTCTTCACCCGCCTCACCTTCTTCGGCGCGGCACCCTGA